The genomic DNA TTCCAAATCGAGAGTAGATCAGCCGCAGGTAATCGAGCACTTCAGTCATCGTCGCGACAGTACTGCGAGCGCTGGCAGCTGGCCGTTTCTGAGGCACAGAAATGACAGGCGACATTCCCAGAATTTCATCGACCTTCCCGCGGGGCAGTGCATCGAGCATCTGACGTGATCGCCCGGCCAGTGTACTCACAAAACGATGCTGCCCTTCAGCAAACAGTGTTTCAAATGCCAGCGAACTTTTCCCCGATCCACTCACGCCAGTTATGACGGTGAACTTGCCATGCGGAATCGTGACGTCAACGCCTCGCAAATTATGCGTACGGGCGTTTTTGATTTCGATCTGTTGAGAAGTGGTGAGAATGGCTTGGAATCCCTGATATCTTTTCTGTTTTAGTGTCCAGAGAAGACACCGTCAGCCAAAATTGTATCAGATTCTATTCCAACTTTTTATCGAAGTCGATTACGGTCCAGGCTGCAGCACGATGTCATCCAAAGCAACTTTTCCGACGGCTCCATTCAGACCAATTTGTACAATCGCCTCACGCGCTTTTCCAGGTACGCTCACCCGATGTTCAATGCGTTTCCAGTTCTCACTGACAGGCCAGATGCCAATCGTATCCGAGCCTAGAGGTCGACGATCTTGATCGTAATAATGAATGATCATGCCCGGTCGCTGATAAAAGGTTTTTCCCGGTATCCAGTCATCCAGCTTAATGTCGAGTGCAACTCGTAGTGATTTCACCTCTCGACCATCAATCGCAAATCCTTGCAGCATCTGGGCAATTTCGCCGGGTGTCGAGCTTTCAATCTCCACGTAATAATCCCCATCGGGAGCATCGCCTTTCATGCGAGTCAACCGGCGTTGATAGTGAAATCCATCCATAAATCCATCGCCGTTTTCATCGAGTTCGAAACTTCCATTAATCAGTTCCGGTTTGGCAGGATTGGGGAGAACCCGGCGTTTTTCTTCGGAAAGACCCGTCATCGGCACAAACAGAGTTGGCTGCAATGGTTGAGAGACCAGTTTCCCATCGACTTTTTCCAGCAGATAAAACACCTGCTGATAGCGTTCTCCGAGAGGAATAATCATCTTGCCTCCCTCACGCAATTGTTCGATAAGCGGATTGGGAATGCTTTCAGGAGAACAGGTGACGATGATTTTGTCGAACGGAGCATGTTCGCTCCAGCCTTGAAACCCATCACCAATTCTGGTGTGCACATTTTTGTATCGAAGTCGCTGGAGAGTCGAAGCGGCTCGGCGTCCTAAAGGTTCCACGATTTCTATCGAATAGACATCTTTCACCAGTGGCGAAAGTACGGCTGCCTGATATCCACTCCCCGTACCAATTTCAAGAACCTTGTCTGTCGGTTGAGGATCGAGAACTTCCGTCATGTAGGCAACGATGAATGGGGGAGAAATCGTCTGACCATGACCGATGGAAAGGGCTTGATCGGTATAGGCCTGCTCTCGAACCGAAGCTGGTACGAAGAGATGCCGCGGAGTTTGCCGGATCGCTTCAAGAACTCGCTTGTTTGTAATGCCCTCTTTTTCAACGTATTCTCTGGTCAGATAATCCCGCTGAGCTTCATACGGATCAGCTGCCTGAAGCGATATCACGGGGAGCAGTCCCATTGCTATAAAAAAACAGGACAGAAAACTGCGAATATTCTTGAAGTCCGTTACCATCTTATTGAACCTGCTTGAAAGGAGAGCGTTATCAATAGAAAATTGATGATGTGATCAAAGAGAAAAAGCCTGTATTAATCGGACAGGTATTCCGATTCGTTTTTTATCGAATTTTCGTGAGTAATGACACAGCAAAATCTCAGCTCAACCAATTCTCAGTACGATAATCTGAATCCCGATCGGATCCTGGAGACGATTTCGCAGTTGCACAGAAGGATTCAGGAGCGATTCCCAGCTGCTGGACTGGCCGATGTCTGCAACGAATTGCACATTATTACGCGAGATGCTCGCAAAACCGCTCAGGCAATTGCCCGTCCGATGTGGGGACTGCGGATATTCACCTATGTCATCATAATAGCAATAATCTTCGTTGCCGGATTTGGATTCAGCTATCTCGAATGGCAGGCGGATCGACCCGATGCGTCTGAAATCATCACATTGATGGAAGCAGGAATCAACGATGTCATATTGATTGGGGCTGCAATATTCTTTTTGATTACCATCGAAAACCGCATGAAAAGACAGCGGGCTTTAACCGCCATTCATCGATTGCGATCGGTCGCACATATTATCGACATGCACCAACTGACCAAAGATCCCGAACGAGTTCTCGACTGGCAGGACGGCGAAGACACCGCGTCCTCACCCAAAAGGCAATACACACGCTTTCAACTGGGGCGATACCTCGATTATTGTACGGAACTGCTTTCTCTGACCGGAAAAGTGGCGGCTCTGTATGTCGAGAAGTTTCCGGATAGTCAGGCCGTGGGAGCGGTTAATGATCTGGAATCCTTAACGACAGGACTCTCCCGAAAAATCTGGCAGAAAATCATGGTGCTTAATAGCGATCATGAGTTTCATCAGAAGGAAACTAGAGTCGCCCCCCAAAAATCAAAAGTGTAGATCAGGCACTGCCTGACGAAATTAGACGCCCAAGATTATTCACGTCAGGCACCGCCTGACCTACAGCTTAATGAAATAAATACATGACTTATTACTGCCTCAAAGGGGGACGAGTTTACGATCCCGCGAATGATTTGCATGGAGAAGTTCACGACCTCTGGTTTCAGAGTGGTGTGATGATTGCTCCACCTGCGGAAAAGCCAGAGAATACAGTCGAAAAAGATGTATCGGGCTTAATCGTGATGCCAGGCGGTGTCGATATGCACTGTCACATTGTTGGCCCGAAGGTGAATCATGCCCGGCAATTTCTGGCTGGTATGAGTGGAAGTCGAAGATCCAATTCTGCTTCGGTAATGGACTCTCCAATCGTTCCCAACTGCTCGGCGACAGGGCAACTTTTCGCTGGTATGGGATATACAACAGCAGTCGATGCCGCCATCCCCGGATTGACGGCTCGGCTGGCTCATCATGAGTTTTCTCTCACACCCTATATTGATAAAGCCTTTCTGACGCTCTTCGGAAATAATCATTATGTGATGGATCAAATTCGAGAGGGTAGGGGAGATGCTCTGCAGGAATATGTCGGCTGGATGCTCTCCTCTGTTCATGCGCAAGGCGTGAAGATTGTCAACCCGGGTGGAGTTGAAAACTGGAAACAGATCAGCCGAAAGTCGCTACACGAACTGGATGCTCCCGTTGGGGAATTTGGCGTGTCCCCGCGACAAATCGTGAAGAGTCTGGCCGCTGCAGTCGATACGCTGGGGTTACCTCATGCCGCTCATATTCACTGCAATAACCTTGGCTATCCCGGGAACTGGGAAACAACACTGAAAACAATGCAGGCTCTTGAAGGGAGTCGTGGTCATTTTGCCCATATTCAATTTCACAGCTACGGCGGTGATGCCGACGATCCGACTTCCTTCACCTCCTCCGTGCAACCATTGGTCGATTATGTCAGCGAACATCCTGAAATTACCGTTGATGTTGGTCACATATCTCCCGGCGAGGCGATGACGATTACCGGCGATGCCCCCTTTGCTGAGCATTTGCAAAGGCTCACCGGCGGACGCTGGTTCACTTCCGATACCGAACACGAAGCCAGCTGCGGCGTGATCCCCGGGCGATTCAAACCTTATCGAAATCTGGTCCACGCAACCCAATGGGCGATTGGTCTGGAATGGTATCTCCGTATGCCAGATCCCTGGCAAATTGCGATGAGCAGCGATCACCCCAATGGGGGAGCTTTCGTCAAATATCCGCAAATGATTCATCTGCTGATGGATCGAGCTTATCGTGAAGAAATGATTGGCCGTATGCCGGAAAATCTAGCAGATCGATCACCGCTGTGGGACCTGGATCGAGAATATTCTCTCTCGGAAGTTGCTATCCTTACACGAGCGGCTCCGGCTCGGATTCTCGGCCTCAATGAGAAAGGGCACCTCGGTTATGGAGCAGATGCCGATTTGACAATCTACGCACCTCAAGAAAACATCACGGAAATGTTCCAGAGACCACGCTTTGTTTATAAAGCGGGCAATTTGATCGCAGAAGATGGAGAATTGAAATCACAGCGCCCCGGTCAACTCCTGCGACCTGAGGTGGATGTCACCCAGGAATTTAACGAACAACGCAAAACCTGGTTCAACGATAACTATTCGATTCAATACGGTAATTACCGGATTGATGCCGAGGAATTGTTGCAGACAGTCAGGTAGTATTCAGCAAGTCTCAGGCGAGCCGAGTCAGTCAGGACTCGGTTTTTCTCACGATCATTGTGTGAAATTTGAATTTCCCAATTATCAGGTCTCGGGTGGCTGGGGTCGTTGCGCAGCCCCCAGAGTGCTTTATCGCTGTTCATCAAAAGACATCGAGAGTTACATGAATCAAATACGATTATATAAAATAGCACTGCTTGCGGGCTTAATAGTTCTTAACCTGCAAGCATACTCCCTCGCCATCGAACCCTGTGAAATCCAAGTCATTGATGCACAGAATCAATGGCCTGTTCCTCTCGTCGAACTCACAACAAATCACCAAGTTCGTTTTGTGACCGATAACGCCGGACGTATTGCCTTCGATCTCCCCGAATTGATGAATGTGGAAACCTGGTTCTCCATTGAAGGGCACGGCTACGGTGTGAAGCCGGATGGATTTGGAAATCGCGGCGTACGACTCACTCCTCGACCGGGTGAAACTTTGATTATCGAAGTGCATCGACAATTACCCGCAAAACGGTTGGGTCGTTTGACCGGTGCTGGGATCTTCGCCGAGAGTCAAAAGCTGGGAAAGGAACTCGACTGGAAAGAGTCTGGAGTTCTTGGTTCTGACAGTGTGCAAATCTCTCAATACAACGGAAAGCTTTTTTGGGCCTGGGGAGATACTGTGGTTCCGGAATATCCTTTGGGTATCTTTCATATGACCAGCGCGACTTCGGAACTGAATCCGCTAAAGACTTTTGAGCCTCCTGTTCGGCTGGAATACAACTATTTCAGAGACAATCGCGGCAAACCACGGGGAGTGGCCCAGTTCCCCGGCAAAGGCCCGACCTGGATCAGTCGATATACAACATTGTCAGATAAAGATGGCAAGCAGCATCTTGTTGGTGCCTATGTGAAAATTCAACCGCCGTTGACTGCCTACGAGAGTGGACTGTGCGTTTGGAATGATGAAACCGAGCAGTTTGACCATCACACAGTTCTCTGGACCAAGTCGAAAGAAACTACCAAGCCGCTATTAGCCCACGATGGCCATCCGATTTTCTGGACAGATGCAACACACAAGAAATGGCTGTTTTTTGGAGATCCGTTTCCTTCATTAAAAATGCCAGCGACTTTTGAG from Rubinisphaera italica includes the following:
- a CDS encoding protein-L-isoaspartate(D-aspartate) O-methyltransferase — translated: MVTDFKNIRSFLSCFFIAMGLLPVISLQAADPYEAQRDYLTREYVEKEGITNKRVLEAIRQTPRHLFVPASVREQAYTDQALSIGHGQTISPPFIVAYMTEVLDPQPTDKVLEIGTGSGYQAAVLSPLVKDVYSIEIVEPLGRRAASTLQRLRYKNVHTRIGDGFQGWSEHAPFDKIIVTCSPESIPNPLIEQLREGGKMIIPLGERYQQVFYLLEKVDGKLVSQPLQPTLFVPMTGLSEEKRRVLPNPAKPELINGSFELDENGDGFMDGFHYQRRLTRMKGDAPDGDYYVEIESSTPGEIAQMLQGFAIDGREVKSLRVALDIKLDDWIPGKTFYQRPGMIIHYYDQDRRPLGSDTIGIWPVSENWKRIEHRVSVPGKAREAIVQIGLNGAVGKVALDDIVLQPGP
- a CDS encoding formylmethanofuran dehydrogenase subunit A, which encodes MTYYCLKGGRVYDPANDLHGEVHDLWFQSGVMIAPPAEKPENTVEKDVSGLIVMPGGVDMHCHIVGPKVNHARQFLAGMSGSRRSNSASVMDSPIVPNCSATGQLFAGMGYTTAVDAAIPGLTARLAHHEFSLTPYIDKAFLTLFGNNHYVMDQIREGRGDALQEYVGWMLSSVHAQGVKIVNPGGVENWKQISRKSLHELDAPVGEFGVSPRQIVKSLAAAVDTLGLPHAAHIHCNNLGYPGNWETTLKTMQALEGSRGHFAHIQFHSYGGDADDPTSFTSSVQPLVDYVSEHPEITVDVGHISPGEAMTITGDAPFAEHLQRLTGGRWFTSDTEHEASCGVIPGRFKPYRNLVHATQWAIGLEWYLRMPDPWQIAMSSDHPNGGAFVKYPQMIHLLMDRAYREEMIGRMPENLADRSPLWDLDREYSLSEVAILTRAAPARILGLNEKGHLGYGADADLTIYAPQENITEMFQRPRFVYKAGNLIAEDGELKSQRPGQLLRPEVDVTQEFNEQRKTWFNDNYSIQYGNYRIDAEELLQTVR
- a CDS encoding DUF4185 domain-containing protein; amino-acid sequence: MNQIRLYKIALLAGLIVLNLQAYSLAIEPCEIQVIDAQNQWPVPLVELTTNHQVRFVTDNAGRIAFDLPELMNVETWFSIEGHGYGVKPDGFGNRGVRLTPRPGETLIIEVHRQLPAKRLGRLTGAGIFAESQKLGKELDWKESGVLGSDSVQISQYNGKLFWAWGDTVVPEYPLGIFHMTSATSELNPLKTFEPPVRLEYNYFRDNRGKPRGVAQFPGKGPTWISRYTTLSDKDGKQHLVGAYVKIQPPLTAYESGLCVWNDETEQFDHHTVLWTKSKETTKPLLAHDGHPIFWTDATHKKWLFFGDPFPSLKMPATFESWSNPETWEYLEPQKTVTAADGNKSIDVHRGSIAWNDYRKKWIAVFTQNHGKESELGEIWYVEADHPTGPWDGAIKVVTHNKYTFYNPRLHPELTDADSPILLFEGTYTQQFSGNPEATPRYDYNQILYRLDLNDPVIVQSLQ